One Roseomonas sp. OT10 DNA window includes the following coding sequences:
- a CDS encoding enoyl-CoA hydratase-related protein — protein sequence MSAHVLLVEHPAPHVVLLRINRPEALNALNAEVRESINTTLPRLDADPEVRCVVLAGSEKSFAAGADIKERAGMSAVDVMKMSTTRGIAAFSKPIIAAVNGFALGGGCEYALQCDIVVANDRARFGQPEIKLGLVPGAGGSQRLPRVVGKHNAMYMVLTGNMVSAQDALRMGLVCEVVNGNCDARAIELATQIAAMAPLTAKLIKEAVNSGADMALDAALRLETRAHQLAFATEDVREGIAAFIEKRQARFGGN from the coding sequence ATGAGCGCCCACGTCCTCCTCGTCGAGCATCCCGCACCGCATGTCGTGCTGCTCCGGATCAACCGCCCGGAGGCGCTGAACGCGCTCAATGCCGAGGTGCGCGAGTCCATCAACACGACCCTGCCGCGACTCGACGCCGACCCCGAGGTGCGCTGCGTCGTGCTCGCCGGCAGCGAGAAGTCCTTCGCCGCCGGCGCCGACATCAAGGAGCGCGCCGGCATGTCGGCCGTCGACGTGATGAAGATGAGCACGACGCGCGGCATCGCCGCCTTCTCCAAGCCGATCATTGCCGCGGTGAACGGCTTCGCGCTCGGCGGCGGCTGCGAGTACGCGCTGCAGTGCGACATCGTCGTCGCGAACGACCGCGCCCGCTTCGGCCAGCCGGAGATCAAGCTCGGCCTGGTGCCCGGCGCCGGCGGCTCGCAGCGGCTGCCGCGCGTCGTCGGCAAGCACAACGCCATGTACATGGTGCTGACCGGCAACATGGTGAGCGCGCAGGACGCGCTGCGCATGGGCCTGGTCTGCGAGGTGGTCAATGGCAATTGCGACGCGCGGGCGATCGAGCTGGCCACTCAGATCGCCGCGATGGCGCCGCTCACCGCAAAGCTCATCAAGGAGGCGGTGAACAGCGGCGCCGACATGGCGCTCGACGCCGCGCTGCGGCTGGAGACGCGGGCGCACCAGCTCGCCTTCGCGACCGAGGATGTGCGCGAGGGCATCGCCGCCTTCATCGAGAAGCGCCAGGCGCGGTTCGGCGGGAACTGA
- a CDS encoding Bug family tripartite tricarboxylate transporter substrate binding protein: MLLRKRTLLRSALAGLLPAALPVRPARAEAFPARPVQIIVAFPPGGPSDAIARSIAPALSERWGVPVIVDNRPGAAGSIAASLVLRTPADGHTLLFTASTHVQAIGLKLRLSYDPVADFQGIIQAAVSPLVFMVRPDGPRTLAEFIALAKQRSLSHASFGVATTGHIYGEYLNQAAGIAMANVPFSGGAPAVSSLLGGQTDCSFIEGTQAIPLVQSGSLRPLAVTGPTRFTHLPDVPTFAESGFRGFELRGMHSILARSAVPDGIADRLAAELEAVMGEPAIAARLAALGVERPPPAPDRRAALRVEAAQWTDLIRRTGISVQ; this comes from the coding sequence ATGCTGCTCCGCAAGCGCACCCTCCTGCGGTCCGCCCTCGCCGGCCTGCTGCCCGCCGCGCTGCCGGTCCGCCCGGCGCGGGCGGAGGCCTTCCCGGCGCGGCCGGTGCAGATCATCGTCGCCTTCCCTCCCGGCGGCCCCTCCGACGCCATCGCCCGCTCGATCGCGCCGGCGCTGTCGGAGCGCTGGGGCGTGCCGGTGATCGTGGACAACCGGCCCGGCGCGGCCGGCTCCATCGCCGCCTCGCTGGTGCTGCGCACGCCGGCCGACGGGCACACGCTGCTCTTCACCGCCTCCACCCACGTCCAGGCGATCGGCCTCAAGCTGCGCCTCTCCTACGACCCGGTGGCGGACTTCCAGGGCATCATCCAGGCCGCGGTCTCGCCCCTCGTCTTCATGGTGCGGCCGGACGGGCCGCGCACGCTGGCCGAGTTCATCGCCCTGGCGAAGCAGCGCAGCCTCAGCCACGCCTCCTTCGGCGTCGCGACGACGGGCCACATCTACGGCGAGTACCTGAACCAGGCCGCCGGCATCGCCATGGCCAACGTACCGTTCAGCGGCGGTGCGCCCGCCGTCTCCTCTCTGCTCGGCGGCCAGACCGACTGCTCCTTCATCGAGGGGACACAGGCGATCCCGCTGGTGCAGTCCGGCAGCCTGCGCCCCCTCGCCGTGACCGGCCCGACGCGGTTCACGCATCTGCCGGACGTGCCGACCTTCGCCGAGAGCGGCTTCCGCGGCTTCGAGCTGCGCGGCATGCACAGCATCCTGGCGCGATCGGCTGTCCCGGACGGGATCGCCGACCGCCTGGCCGCCGAGCTGGAGGCGGTGATGGGCGAGCCGGCGATCGCCGCGCGCCTCGCGGCACTCGGCGTGGAGCGCCCGCCGCCGGCGCCTGACCGGCGCGCCGCACTCCGCGTCGAGGCAGCGCAGTGGACGGACCTGATCCGCCGTACCGGCATCAGCGTGCAGTAG